A single region of the Bartonella harrusi genome encodes:
- a CDS encoding DNA-directed RNA polymerase subunit alpha yields MIQKNWQELIKPSKVEFAAHDNPNVLSVIAEPLERGFGLTLGNALRRVLLSSLRGAAITAVQIDGVLHEFSSIPGVREDVTDIILNIKEIALRMEEEGPKRVVVCKEGPGVVKAGDINTVGDMEILNPEHIICTLDEDAEIRMEFIVNTGKGYVPSDRNCVDDARIGLIPVDSLYSPIRKVSYKVENTREGQVLDYDKLTLTIETNGAVNGEDAVAFAARILQDQLSFFVNFEEPQKQVVEEPDPELSFNPALLKKVDELELSVRSANCLKNDNIVYIGDLIQKTEAEMLRTPNFGRKSLNEIKEVLACMGLHLGMEISAWPPENIDDLAKRYEDQY; encoded by the coding sequence ATGATCCAGAAAAACTGGCAGGAACTGATTAAACCCAGTAAGGTTGAGTTTGCTGCGCATGATAATCCAAATGTTTTGAGCGTGATTGCAGAGCCTCTTGAACGTGGCTTTGGCTTAACGTTGGGGAATGCACTTCGGCGTGTGTTGTTGTCATCACTTCGCGGTGCCGCAATTACCGCTGTACAGATTGATGGTGTGCTACACGAATTTTCATCGATTCCGGGCGTTCGTGAGGATGTTACAGATATTATTCTTAATATCAAAGAGATTGCACTTCGTATGGAAGAAGAGGGGCCTAAGCGTGTCGTTGTTTGTAAAGAAGGTCCCGGTGTTGTAAAAGCTGGAGATATCAATACTGTTGGAGATATGGAGATACTGAATCCAGAGCATATTATTTGTACCCTTGATGAAGATGCTGAGATTCGTATGGAATTTATTGTTAATACAGGAAAAGGCTATGTTCCATCTGATCGCAATTGTGTTGATGATGCGCGAATAGGTCTTATTCCGGTTGATAGTCTTTATTCACCAATTCGTAAAGTCTCCTATAAAGTGGAAAATACGCGTGAAGGTCAGGTTTTGGATTATGATAAATTAACGCTTACGATTGAAACAAACGGTGCTGTAAATGGTGAGGATGCTGTTGCTTTTGCTGCACGTATTCTTCAGGATCAATTGTCGTTTTTTGTCAATTTTGAGGAGCCGCAAAAGCAAGTTGTTGAAGAGCCTGATCCAGAGCTTTCTTTTAATCCCGCGCTTCTCAAGAAAGTGGATGAATTAGAACTTTCGGTCCGATCGGCAAATTGTCTTAAGAATGATAATATTGTCTATATTGGTGATCTTATTCAAAAAACAGAAGCTGAGATGTTGCGAACGCCGAATTTTGGACGAAAGTCGTTAAATGAGATTAAAGAAGTTTTGGCATGTATGGGGTTACATCTTGGTATGGAAATTTCTGCATGGCCACCTGAAAACATTGATGATCTTGCTAAACGTTATGAAGATCAGTATTAA
- the rplR gene encoding 50S ribosomal protein L18, whose amino-acid sequence MVSSKGIIQRRARRVRRRIKMVSSGRPRLSVYRSNQNIYAQIIDDSRGHTLVAASTLEGELKKSLKNGSDKEAAFAVGKLIAERAKEAGVNEVIFDRGAYVYHGRVKALAEAARECGLNF is encoded by the coding sequence ATGGTTTCTTCTAAGGGCATTATCCAGCGTCGTGCACGACGTGTTCGTCGTAGAATAAAAATGGTTTCTAGTGGTCGTCCACGCCTTAGTGTTTATCGTTCGAATCAGAACATTTATGCTCAAATTATTGATGATTCGCGTGGGCATACCCTCGTTGCGGCATCCACTCTTGAGGGTGAATTAAAAAAGTCATTAAAAAATGGTAGTGATAAAGAGGCAGCTTTTGCTGTTGGTAAATTAATTGCTGAGCGTGCAAAAGAAGCCGGTGTTAATGAAGTGATTTTTGATCGTGGGGCATATGTTTATCATGGTAGAGTAAAGGCTTTGGCTGAAGCTGCTCGTGAGTGTGGTTTGAACTTCTAA
- the rplO gene encoding 50S ribosomal protein L15: protein MRLNELRDREGATRNRKRVGRGVGSGTGKTGGRGVKGQKSRSGVSLNGFEGGQMPIYRRLPKRGFRNFFAKTYNEVSLGRIQLAIDTGKLDIEKPIDIVSLKEAGIVRRVKDGVRLLSDGELRAKVIVHVSGASEAARVKVEKAGGQVILPEVVPVSSF, encoded by the coding sequence ATGAGACTCAATGAGCTGCGTGATCGCGAAGGTGCAACAAGAAATCGTAAACGTGTTGGGCGTGGTGTTGGTTCTGGTACCGGCAAAACGGGTGGGCGTGGTGTAAAAGGACAAAAATCACGTTCTGGTGTTTCGCTTAATGGTTTTGAAGGTGGGCAAATGCCCATTTATCGTCGTTTACCAAAGCGTGGATTTAGAAACTTCTTTGCTAAAACGTATAATGAAGTTTCTCTAGGACGTATTCAGTTGGCAATTGATACAGGTAAGTTGGATATTGAAAAGCCTATTGATATTGTTTCTTTGAAAGAAGCTGGTATTGTTCGTCGTGTGAAGGATGGGGTACGTCTCCTTTCTGATGGTGAGTTGAGAGCAAAAGTTATCGTTCATGTTTCTGGTGCTTCTGAGGCTGCTCGTGTTAAGGTTGAAAAAGCTGGTGGGCAAGTTATTCTTCCTGAAGTTGTTCCAGTAAGCTCATTTTGA
- the rplQ gene encoding 50S ribosomal protein L17, with the protein MRHSKSGRKLNRTASHRKAMFANMAVSLIEHEQIVTTLPKAREIRPIVEKLVTLGKRGGLHARRQAIAALRDTGKVAKLFDTLAPRYASRNGGYLRIMKAGFRTGDNAPMAVIEFVDRDIDAKGAVDRARTEDVVNEKEASS; encoded by the coding sequence ATGCGCCATAGTAAGTCAGGTCGCAAATTGAACCGGACTGCCAGTCACCGTAAAGCGATGTTTGCTAATATGGCGGTTTCATTGATTGAGCATGAGCAAATTGTGACGACTCTACCAAAAGCTAGAGAAATTCGTCCTATTGTTGAGAAGCTTGTTACACTCGGTAAGCGTGGAGGGTTGCATGCACGTCGGCAAGCAATTGCAGCACTTCGTGATACGGGAAAAGTCGCAAAGCTATTTGATACGCTTGCACCGCGTTATGCATCACGTAATGGTGGGTATTTGCGTATTATGAAAGCGGGATTTCGTACCGGTGATAATGCTCCTATGGCTGTTATAGAGTTTGTTGATCGTGATATTGATGCGAAGGGTGCGGTAGACCGTGCACGTACGGAAGATGTTGTAAATGAAAAAGAAGCTTCTTCATGA
- the secY gene encoding preprotein translocase subunit SecY: MASAAEQFASNVSFGTFARATELKKRIWFTLAALLVYRFGTYISLPGVNIDSLRQTFEHHASGVLGLFNMFAGGAVGRMAIFALGIMPYISASIIVQLLTSVIPSLEALKKEGELGRKIINQYTRYVTVILAILQAFGIAVALETGIGTGLQIVVDPGLIFRISSVITLVGGTMFLMWLGEQITSRGVGNGVSLIIFTGIVANLPSTFAQLLTAHSQADLSTFLLIGIVLIAVSVIGVIVFVERAQRRILIQYPKRQVGNQIFQGDMSHLPLKLNTAGVIPPIFASSLLLLPATINNFSDKMPQWMQAISYSLSHGQPLYMIVYAFLMAFFCFFYTAIVFNPSDTADQLKKHSGFIPGVRPGERTAEYIDYVLTRITVVGAMYIILVCLLPEFMISALQVPFYLGGTSLLIVVTVTLDTVAQIQGHLVAHQYEGLIKKSKLRGGRRNR, translated from the coding sequence ATGGCATCAGCGGCAGAGCAATTTGCTTCCAATGTGAGCTTTGGTACCTTTGCGCGTGCAACTGAATTGAAAAAGCGCATTTGGTTTACTTTAGCAGCACTTCTTGTCTATCGCTTTGGTACTTATATCTCTCTTCCTGGTGTCAATATTGATTCTTTACGGCAGACATTTGAACATCATGCATCTGGTGTTTTGGGATTGTTTAATATGTTTGCGGGAGGTGCTGTTGGGCGTATGGCAATTTTTGCATTGGGTATAATGCCTTATATATCAGCTTCCATTATTGTGCAGTTATTAACTTCAGTGATTCCTTCCTTAGAAGCTCTCAAAAAAGAGGGGGAACTTGGCCGTAAAATTATTAACCAGTATACGCGTTATGTGACGGTAATTTTAGCGATTTTGCAAGCATTTGGTATTGCTGTTGCTCTTGAAACTGGGATAGGAACAGGACTCCAAATTGTTGTCGATCCCGGTCTTATTTTTCGTATTTCTTCTGTTATTACCCTTGTTGGTGGAACAATGTTTCTCATGTGGCTTGGTGAGCAGATTACTTCACGTGGTGTTGGTAATGGGGTGTCCCTTATTATTTTTACAGGTATTGTTGCTAATCTTCCTTCCACTTTTGCCCAACTGTTGACTGCCCATAGTCAGGCTGATTTGTCAACTTTTTTGCTGATAGGAATTGTTCTTATCGCGGTTTCTGTTATTGGAGTTATTGTTTTTGTAGAGCGTGCACAACGACGGATTCTTATTCAGTACCCCAAACGTCAGGTTGGCAATCAAATTTTTCAAGGTGATATGTCGCATCTGCCTTTAAAATTGAATACCGCTGGTGTTATTCCACCCATTTTTGCTTCATCTTTATTATTGCTGCCTGCGACTATTAATAATTTTTCTGATAAAATGCCCCAATGGATGCAGGCTATTTCTTATTCTCTTAGCCATGGGCAACCACTTTATATGATTGTTTATGCATTTTTGATGGCGTTTTTTTGCTTTTTTTATACGGCGATTGTATTTAATCCAAGTGATACAGCAGACCAGTTAAAAAAACATTCTGGTTTTATTCCGGGCGTTCGTCCTGGTGAGCGTACGGCTGAATATATTGATTATGTTTTGACACGTATTACTGTTGTCGGGGCGATGTATATTATTTTGGTCTGTTTATTGCCTGAATTTATGATATCTGCGTTACAGGTTCCTTTTTATCTTGGAGGAACGTCTTTGTTGATTGTTGTTACAGTTACACTTGATACAGTTGCTCAAATTCAAGGACATCTTGTTGCTCATCAATACGAAGGTTTGATTAAAAAATCAAAACTTCGTGGAGGTAGAAGGAATCGATGA
- the rplF gene encoding 50S ribosomal protein L6 — protein sequence MSRIGKKPISIPSGVTATVEGQLVKAKGPKGELSYVVNDEVLVKCEENFVMVSPRDQSKDARSKWGMSRSMIENIFCGVKDGFEKRLEINGVGYRAALQGRDVQLSLGFSHDVIYKVPSGITVTVPKPTEIVISGIDKQQVGQVAAEIREYRRPEPYKGKGVKHADERIFRKEGKKK from the coding sequence ATGTCTCGTATTGGAAAAAAACCCATTTCAATTCCTTCTGGGGTTACTGCAACTGTTGAAGGGCAACTGGTTAAGGCAAAAGGTCCGAAAGGTGAGCTCAGTTATGTTGTTAATGATGAAGTTTTAGTGAAATGTGAGGAAAATTTTGTAATGGTTTCACCGCGAGATCAGTCAAAAGATGCACGCTCTAAATGGGGAATGTCGCGCTCGATGATTGAGAATATTTTTTGTGGTGTGAAAGATGGTTTTGAAAAGAGACTGGAGATCAACGGAGTTGGTTATCGTGCCGCTTTACAGGGGAGGGATGTTCAGCTGTCGTTAGGTTTTTCGCATGATGTTATTTATAAAGTACCATCAGGCATTACTGTGACGGTTCCGAAGCCTACGGAAATTGTTATTTCTGGAATTGATAAGCAGCAGGTTGGGCAAGTTGCAGCGGAGATTCGCGAATATCGTAGACCTGAGCCTTACAAAGGTAAAGGTGTGAAACATGCTGATGAGCGTATCTTTCGTAAAGAAGGTAAAAAGAAATAG
- the rpmD gene encoding 50S ribosomal protein L30, with product MVQKKSQSGKTVTIEQIGSPIRNPQIQRATLKGLGLNKMHRRRVLEDTLCVRGMIAKVSHLVRVIDEG from the coding sequence ATGGTTCAGAAAAAATCTCAGAGTGGTAAAACTGTGACGATAGAACAAATTGGAAGCCCAATTCGGAATCCACAGATTCAGCGTGCAACCTTGAAGGGGCTCGGATTAAATAAAATGCATCGGCGGCGTGTTTTAGAAGATACCCTTTGTGTGCGGGGGATGATTGCTAAGGTTAGCCATCTTGTTCGTGTTATAGATGAAGGTTAA
- a CDS encoding adenylate kinase, translated as MRVILLGPPGAGKGTQAKMLTERYNIPQLSTGDMLREVIAKETEIGKKAKAVMCSGALVSDNIVNQIVSDRIDESDCVNGFVLDGYPRTVGQAESLQKILQSKNMRLDAVIELRVDEDALIERMKRRVEETIAAGEQVRLDDNSVAFAKRLVEYREKTAPLSKFYSERGLLKVIDGMIGIDEVSRVIREFLQ; from the coding sequence ATGAGAGTTATTCTTTTAGGACCTCCAGGGGCTGGAAAAGGTACACAAGCTAAAATGTTAACGGAGAGGTATAATATCCCTCAGTTATCAACAGGCGATATGTTGCGTGAAGTGATTGCCAAAGAGACAGAGATTGGAAAAAAAGCCAAAGCTGTTATGTGTTCTGGTGCTTTGGTTTCTGATAACATTGTTAATCAAATTGTATCAGATCGAATTGATGAAAGTGATTGTGTAAACGGTTTTGTTTTGGATGGATATCCGCGGACGGTAGGACAGGCAGAATCATTGCAAAAGATTTTGCAGTCAAAAAATATGCGGCTTGATGCTGTTATTGAGTTGAGGGTTGATGAAGATGCGCTGATTGAGAGAATGAAGAGGCGTGTTGAAGAGACAATCGCTGCTGGTGAGCAGGTTCGTTTAGATGATAATTCTGTTGCATTTGCGAAGCGGTTAGTAGAATATCGTGAAAAAACAGCTCCTCTCTCAAAATTTTATTCGGAAAGAGGGTTATTAAAGGTCATTGATGGGATGATTGGTATTGATGAAGTGTCACGTGTGATTAGAGAGTTTCTTCAATAA
- a CDS encoding DegQ family serine endoprotease, whose translation MRYFLLVGLFFVIMTQMSFHYACAQIPKTQEEMTLSFAPLVKRTTPSVVNIYAARQIRARSPFEGDPFFEQFFGRFQNNRPLRRQSSLGSGVIVDPRGLIVTNYHVIKDADEIKVALSDGREFESKVKLRDEETDIAVLEIDAKGAQFPILPLGDSDAVEVGDLVLAIGNPFGVGQTVTSGIVSAQARTRVGISDFDFFIQTDAAINPGNSGGALIDMKGQLIGINTAIYSRSGGSVGIGFAIPSNLVKVMLDTVKRGGKYFVPPYIGASFQNVTPDIASGLDLESPYGALVIEVIEDSPAAKAGLKVGDVVLRVQGMRIDSPDGLGYRLMTVGIGHSLVLEYLRNGKLLKTQITVSSIPESAFLKSEKIIGEGPLAGAEVLNLTPQNSRRFHLPISARGVVITNLDEMSNAAGIFRPGDILRVVNGHKIQTVSQLKKILLQGRPRVWQLEYERDGMYIRQFIR comes from the coding sequence ATGAGATATTTTCTCTTAGTAGGGCTTTTTTTTGTTATTATGACACAGATGTCCTTTCATTATGCGTGTGCTCAAATTCCGAAAACACAAGAAGAAATGACTCTTTCATTTGCTCCTCTCGTTAAAAGGACGACTCCTTCGGTTGTGAATATTTATGCAGCACGGCAAATTAGAGCGCGTTCTCCTTTTGAAGGAGATCCATTTTTTGAGCAATTTTTTGGTCGTTTCCAAAATAATCGCCCCTTACGAAGACAATCATCATTAGGATCAGGGGTGATTGTTGATCCACGTGGTTTAATTGTTACCAATTATCACGTTATTAAGGATGCAGATGAAATTAAAGTTGCTCTTTCTGATGGACGTGAATTTGAAAGTAAAGTGAAGCTAAGAGATGAGGAGACAGATATTGCTGTTCTTGAAATTGATGCAAAGGGTGCTCAGTTTCCTATTCTTCCTTTAGGAGATTCGGACGCAGTTGAGGTTGGTGATCTTGTCTTAGCGATTGGTAATCCTTTTGGAGTTGGTCAAACAGTTACAAGTGGTATTGTTTCAGCGCAGGCACGTACACGTGTTGGTATTTCTGATTTTGACTTTTTTATTCAAACAGATGCTGCCATTAATCCAGGAAATTCTGGTGGAGCTTTAATTGATATGAAGGGGCAACTCATTGGGATTAATACGGCTATTTATTCGCGCTCAGGTGGTTCCGTAGGGATTGGTTTCGCCATTCCATCAAATCTTGTAAAAGTAATGCTTGACACTGTTAAACGTGGTGGAAAATATTTTGTGCCCCCCTACATTGGTGCATCTTTTCAAAATGTTACACCCGATATTGCGAGTGGTTTAGATTTAGAAAGCCCTTATGGTGCTCTTGTTATTGAGGTTATCGAAGATAGTCCTGCTGCTAAAGCTGGTTTAAAAGTAGGCGATGTCGTTTTGCGTGTGCAAGGGATGCGTATTGATAGTCCAGATGGTCTTGGATATCGTTTGATGACAGTTGGTATTGGGCACAGCCTTGTTTTAGAATATTTACGAAATGGAAAGTTGTTAAAGACACAAATAACCGTTTCCTCTATACCGGAATCGGCATTTTTAAAATCTGAAAAAATCATTGGTGAGGGGCCTCTTGCTGGTGCTGAGGTTTTGAATTTAACACCGCAAAATAGTCGACGTTTTCATCTCCCAATATCTGCAAGGGGTGTTGTGATTACCAATCTTGATGAAATGAGCAATGCTGCGGGGATTTTTCGTCCCGGAGATATTTTGCGTGTTGTTAATGGCCATAAAATTCAGACAGTGAGTCAGTTAAAAAAGATTCTATTGCAAGGTCGCCCGCGTGTTTGGCAATTAGAATATGAACGTGATGGCATGTATATTCGCCAATTTATTCGTTGA
- a CDS encoding replication-associated recombination protein A, which produces MNKDFFTSFFDLHINKNRPLAEKMRPCSLSDVMGQDHLVGEEGILSRMIAAGSIGSMIFWGPPGTGKTTVARLIAAETDFAFEQVSAIFTGISELKKIFEGAQSRFMSGYRTLLFVDEIHRFNRAQQDSFLPVMEDGTLILVGATTENPSFELNAALLSRARVLTFLPHNDESLRMLLKRAEEVQGKFLPLDDDARDVLIGMSDGDARAALALAEDVWCHAQPGEIFDAVSLQKIIQRRAPIYDKGREGHYNLISALHKSVRGSDPDAALYYLARMFDAGEDPLYIGRRLVRMAVEDVGLADPQALVICNAAKDAYNYLGSPEGELALAQACLYVATAPKSNATYLAYKAAMSCARKNGSLPPPQHILNAPTKFMKEEGYGDGYRYDHDEPNAFSGQEYFPEKLGRQIYYQPRERGFEREIMKRLAWWKQLRKKRANQK; this is translated from the coding sequence TTGAATAAAGATTTTTTTACTTCGTTTTTTGATCTTCATATTAATAAAAATCGGCCGCTTGCAGAGAAAATGCGTCCTTGTTCTCTCAGTGATGTGATGGGACAAGATCATTTAGTTGGAGAGGAAGGCATACTTTCACGCATGATAGCTGCAGGCTCCATTGGTTCAATGATTTTCTGGGGGCCTCCAGGAACAGGAAAAACAACGGTTGCGCGCTTGATAGCAGCTGAAACAGATTTTGCTTTTGAGCAAGTTTCTGCTATTTTTACTGGTATTTCTGAACTCAAAAAAATTTTTGAAGGTGCTCAGAGTCGTTTTATGTCTGGGTATCGAACACTTTTATTCGTTGATGAAATTCATCGATTTAATCGTGCACAGCAGGATAGTTTTCTTCCTGTTATGGAGGATGGAACTCTTATTCTTGTTGGAGCAACAACGGAAAATCCTTCCTTTGAACTTAATGCGGCCCTTCTTTCTCGTGCCCGTGTTTTAACATTTCTTCCACATAATGATGAAAGTTTGCGCATGCTTTTGAAGCGTGCTGAAGAAGTGCAAGGAAAATTTCTTCCTTTAGATGATGATGCGAGAGATGTTTTAATTGGGATGTCTGATGGTGATGCGCGAGCAGCTTTAGCATTAGCAGAGGACGTTTGGTGTCATGCCCAACCAGGAGAGATCTTTGATGCTGTCTCTTTGCAAAAAATAATTCAACGTCGTGCTCCCATTTATGATAAAGGAAGAGAGGGACATTATAATCTTATTTCAGCGTTGCATAAATCTGTTCGTGGATCTGATCCTGATGCTGCGCTTTATTATTTGGCACGTATGTTTGATGCTGGAGAAGATCCTCTTTATATTGGACGAAGATTGGTTCGTATGGCTGTTGAAGATGTTGGTTTGGCAGATCCGCAAGCTCTTGTTATTTGTAATGCAGCAAAGGATGCTTATAATTATTTAGGATCACCAGAAGGAGAATTGGCTTTGGCGCAGGCATGTCTTTATGTTGCGACGGCACCAAAATCAAATGCAACATATCTCGCCTATAAGGCTGCTATGTCTTGTGCACGCAAAAATGGTTCTTTGCCTCCTCCTCAGCATATCCTGAATGCGCCTACAAAATTTATGAAGGAAGAAGGGTATGGAGATGGTTATCGTTATGACCATGATGAGCCAAATGCTTTTTCAGGACAGGAATATTTTCCTGAAAAACTTGGGCGCCAGATCTATTATCAACCACGAGAGCGTGGTTTCGAGCGCGAGATTATGAAGCGTCTTGCGTGGTGGAAGCAATTGCGTAAAAAACGGGCCAATCAAAAATGA
- the recA gene encoding recombinase RecA, with amino-acid sequence MDKAKALDAALSQIERSFGKGSIMRLGQKEQVVEIETIPTGSLSLDIALGVGGLPKGRIVEIYGPESSGKTTLALHAIAEAQKIGGVCAFIDAEHALDPIYARKLGVDLENLFISQPDTGEQALEITETLVRSGAVDVLVVDSVAALTPRAEIDGEMGDALPGLQARLMSKALRKLTAAIFRSNCMVVFINQIRMKIGVMFGSPETTTGGNALKFYASVRLDIRRIGSIKDRDAIVGNQTRVKVVKNKLAPPFKQVEFDIIYGEGISKVGELIDLGVKVGIVEKSGAWFSYNSQRLGQGRENAKQFLREHAEVATEIEAALRQNAGLIAIELLENAGSENTEGDETI; translated from the coding sequence GTGGATAAAGCAAAGGCTCTCGATGCAGCTCTCTCTCAAATTGAACGTTCTTTCGGTAAAGGCTCTATTATGCGTCTTGGGCAAAAAGAGCAAGTCGTTGAAATTGAGACGATTCCAACGGGTTCACTCTCTTTAGATATTGCTTTGGGGGTTGGTGGATTGCCTAAGGGGCGTATTGTTGAGATTTATGGACCAGAAAGTTCTGGAAAAACAACATTAGCCCTTCATGCTATTGCTGAGGCACAAAAAATTGGTGGAGTTTGTGCTTTTATTGATGCCGAGCATGCTCTTGATCCTATTTATGCGCGTAAGCTTGGTGTTGATTTAGAGAATTTGTTTATCTCTCAGCCGGATACTGGTGAGCAGGCATTGGAAATTACAGAAACATTGGTTCGTTCTGGTGCTGTTGATGTGCTTGTTGTTGATTCCGTAGCTGCTTTGACACCGCGCGCGGAAATTGATGGTGAAATGGGTGATGCTTTACCTGGATTGCAGGCACGGTTAATGAGTAAAGCATTGCGAAAATTAACAGCAGCAATTTTTCGCTCTAACTGTATGGTTGTCTTTATTAATCAAATTCGCATGAAAATCGGTGTGATGTTTGGTTCTCCTGAAACGACAACAGGCGGAAACGCTTTAAAGTTTTATGCTTCTGTTCGTTTAGATATTCGTCGCATTGGATCTATTAAAGATAGGGATGCAATCGTTGGTAATCAGACGCGTGTTAAAGTGGTGAAGAATAAACTAGCACCTCCATTTAAACAGGTTGAGTTTGACATCATTTATGGTGAAGGCATTTCCAAAGTAGGTGAATTGATCGATTTGGGTGTTAAAGTTGGCATTGTGGAAAAATCTGGAGCATGGTTTTCTTATAATTCTCAGCGTTTAGGACAGGGGCGTGAGAATGCAAAGCAGTTTTTGCGTGAACATGCGGAAGTAGCTACAGAGATTGAAGCCGCTTTGCGGCAAAATGCTGGTTTGATTGCAATTGAGTTGCTAGAGAATGCGGGGTCAGAAAATACAGAAGGTGATGAAACGATATGA
- the rpsM gene encoding 30S ribosomal protein S13, translating into MARIAGVNIPTNKRVIVALQYIHGIGPKFAQEITKKVGIPIGRRVHELSDAEVLQIREAIDQGYQVEGDLRREVAMNVKRLMDLGCYRGLRHRRSLPVRGQRTHTNARTRKGPAKAIAGKKK; encoded by the coding sequence GTGGCTCGTATTGCTGGCGTCAATATCCCGACAAATAAGCGTGTTATCGTTGCGCTTCAGTATATTCATGGGATTGGACCAAAATTTGCTCAAGAAATTACTAAAAAAGTTGGTATTCCCATAGGGCGTCGTGTTCATGAACTTTCTGATGCTGAGGTATTGCAAATCCGTGAGGCGATAGATCAAGGTTATCAAGTTGAAGGTGACCTTCGGCGTGAAGTTGCTATGAATGTTAAACGTTTGATGGACCTTGGTTGTTATCGTGGTTTGCGTCATCGTCGTTCGTTGCCTGTTCGTGGACAGCGTACGCATACAAATGCGCGTACTCGTAAGGGGCCAGCTAAAGCAATCGCTGGTAAGAAAAAGTAA
- the rpsK gene encoding 30S ribosomal protein S11 — protein sequence MAKEATRVRRRERKNISSGVVHINSTFNNTMITITDAQGNTITWSSAGAQGFKGSRKSTPFAAQVAAEDCARKAQEHGMRSLEVEVCGPGAGRESALRALQAVGFVITSIRDVTPIPHNGCRPRKRRRV from the coding sequence ATGGCCAAGGAAGCCACACGTGTTCGTCGTCGCGAGCGTAAAAATATTTCATCAGGTGTTGTTCATATCAACTCAACATTCAACAATACAATGATTACTATTACGGATGCGCAGGGAAATACGATTACGTGGTCGTCTGCTGGTGCTCAGGGGTTTAAGGGATCACGTAAATCTACACCCTTTGCAGCGCAAGTCGCTGCAGAAGATTGTGCTAGAAAAGCACAAGAGCATGGTATGCGTTCGTTGGAGGTTGAAGTTTGTGGTCCTGGGGCGGGTCGTGAGTCTGCTTTGCGTGCCTTGCAAGCTGTTGGTTTTGTCATTACTTCTATTCGTGATGTAACACCAATTCCTCATAATGGATGTCGTCCACGAAAAAGACGGCGTGTTTAA
- the rpsE gene encoding 30S ribosomal protein S5 produces MAQKERDERENEFVDRLVHINRVAKVVKGGRRFGFAALVVVGDQKGRVGFGHGKAREVPEAVRKATEAARRGMIYVPLRSGRTLHHDLEGRHGAGRVLLRSASAGTGIIAGGPIRAIFETLGMQDVVAKSLGSSNPYNMVRATFDALKNQMHPRDIAAQRGIKYSTLQARRRHLVDGEG; encoded by the coding sequence ATGGCACAGAAAGAGCGTGATGAGCGTGAGAATGAATTTGTCGATAGACTTGTTCATATCAATCGTGTTGCTAAAGTTGTAAAGGGTGGTCGCCGTTTTGGTTTTGCTGCTCTTGTTGTTGTTGGAGATCAAAAAGGTCGTGTAGGTTTTGGCCATGGTAAAGCGCGTGAAGTGCCAGAGGCAGTTCGTAAGGCTACAGAAGCGGCAAGGCGTGGAATGATTTATGTCCCTCTACGGTCTGGACGGACATTACATCATGATCTTGAGGGGCGTCATGGAGCAGGTCGTGTTTTATTACGTTCAGCTTCTGCTGGTACTGGTATTATTGCTGGTGGGCCAATACGCGCTATTTTTGAAACTCTTGGTATGCAGGATGTTGTTGCAAAATCACTCGGTTCGTCGAATCCATATAACATGGTGCGTGCGACGTTTGATGCGTTGAAGAATCAAATGCATCCTAGAGACATTGCTGCCCAACGTGGTATCAAATATTCGACTTTACAAGCGCGGCGTCGTCATTTAGTTGACGGGGAAGGTTAG